TCCGTCTCCTCGCGAAGAGGCCACGGGAACGGAGGCTCCCTGCCGGGACAAGACAAAGACCCTCCAGCAGGAGAGGGACCCTCGACGAGGGTCCCTCTCCTGCTGTGCCCGAAAAATCCCGAGAAAGATCCGAGAGACTTCCCGGCGACGGGCTCTCCTTACGCCTCCGGCTGGAGGCCGTAGGCGGAAAGGCCCAGATCGGCCAGCTTGGCCTTTCCGGGAACGCCCTCTTCGTCCCACCCCCGGATCTCGTAGTAGGCCGGGAGCATCTCGCCCAGACGGCAGACCTGCCCCTTGGCAGGACCGGCAGGGACGGGATCGTTGAGAAGGCGCGGCGGCAACCGATCCTCTTCGGGACCAACGCCGGCCTTGAGGTTGAAGAGACGCTCCAGGTTCCAGATCCGCTCGCCGCAGCGGACGACTTCTTCGGCCGTATAGCCCGCCGCCGTGGCCGTCTCGAGCTGGGCCGCCACGTCGTCGGCTCCCAGAGCGAAGGTGACGAAAAGGCAGAGCCCCGCCGAATCGACGGCGGCCGTCAGGTCCTGGAAGGCCTTGGCCCAGAAGGGCTTCTCCTCGACGCTGGCCGGGTCGAGCTTCTGCGGCAGGCCCAGAATCTCCGGCGACGTCAGGTAGCCCCGGACGTGACAGCCGCCCCTGTTGGACGTGGCATATTCGAGCCCCATCCCCTGGAGAGTCCGGGGATCATAGGCGGGCATCTCCTGTTTCTTGACCGACATGGAGAGTTCGGGATGTCCGTAGCGCTGGGCCATGCGGTAAGACCCCTCGGCGAGGACGTCGCCGAAGCCTTTCCGGTAGGCCGTGGCCTCCGTGAGAGCCACGATGGCCTCGCCGTTGCCGAAGCTCAGATCCATGGCCGTCTCGTCTTTCGTGACGTAGCCCTTCTCGAAGAGCTCCATGGCGCAGCCGATGGTGCTCCCCATGGTGATCGTGTCCAGGCCCAGGTCGTTGCAGAGGAAATTGGCCCTCAAGACGACCTTCATGTCCGAGACGCCGCAGTGGGCGCCAAAAGACCAGGCCGTCTCGTATTCGGGGCCCTCTCCCTTTTTGCCGTCGACGTGGGTGACGCGGCCGCAGCGGGCCGTGCAGCTCATGCAACCCTTGGCGCGGATGAGGTAGTCGGCCGAAAGAGTCTCGCCGCTGATTCCCTCGGCCCCCTCGAACCAGGATTCCTGGAAGTTGCGCGTCGGCAGACCGCCGACGGAGTTGAGGATGTTGACGAGGACATTCGTCCCGTAGGCGGGCAGGCCGCCGGAGGTGACGGGATTGGCGGCCAGCTTGTCACGGCACTGCCTGACGGCGTCCATGAAGGCCTTCCCGTCGGCCACCTTGACGCCCTTCGTCCCTCTGACGACGACGGCCTTGAGGTTTTTGCTTCCCATGACGGCGCCGACGCCGGTCCGTCCCGCAGCCCGATGCTTGTCGTTCATGATGCAGGCGAACTTGACGAGATTTTCTCCGGCAGGCCCGATGCAGGCCACCTTGGCCTCGGGATCGGTGGCCTCGACGAGGAAATCCGTCGTCTCGTCGACGTTCCGGCCCCAGAGGGACCCGGCGTCGCGCAACTCGACCTTATCGTTGTAGATGTAGAGATAGACGGGCTTCGGAGCCTTGCCCTCGAAGATGATCATGTCGTAGCCGGCGTATTTGAGCTCGCCGCCCCAGTAGCCTCCCGAATTGGAGGCGGCGATGGTCCCCGTGAGGGGCCCCTTGGTGACCACCTCGTAGCGTCCGCCCGACGTGGCCAAAGTCCCCGTAAGAGGCCCCGTCACGAAGAAAAGCTTGTTCTCCGGCGAAAGGGCATCGACGGTGGGATCGACTTCGTCGACGAAGTATTTCGTCCCCAGGCCGCGGGCCCCGATGAAGTCCCGGGCGTCGTCCTTGCGCAACGCCTCGACGGAGAAAGTCCCCAGAGAGAGGTTCACGCGGAGGACCTTATTCATCCATCCGTACATCAGTCCGTCACCTCCTGGGCGATCTGGGCGAACTTGCGTGAGAACATCTTCTTCCTCTCGAGGGCCACCGTGTCGGCGGGAAGGAATTCCAGGGCCTTGGTGGGGCAGAAGGCCACACACTGAGGATCGCCACCGCACTGATCGCACTTGATGGCCATTTTCTTCTCGCGGTGGTAGGCCATGTTGCCGAAGGGGCAGGCGTGGACGCACATCCGGCAGCCGATGCACTTTTCCCCGTCGACGACGACGACGTTGTCCTCGTCTCGCGAAAGGGCACCCACCTTGCAGACGGCGACGCAGGGCGCGTCGTCACACTGCTGACAGGCCATGGGAACGTTGACGCCTCCCTCGAAGCGATAGACCGACATCCGAGCCAGGGCGGGACGGAACTCGCCCTCTTTGGCCATGGAACAGGCCAGCTCGCAGCTGCCGCATCCGATACACTTCTCGGGTGAAAGAAGCAGCACCTTTTCCATCAGACCCGATTCCCCCTTTTCTTCACCGGCACGGGACCGGCTCCAGACATTCCGAAACGTTTCCCCGCCCCCTGTCGGCTGCCTCCGATCAGGGAACGTCCGTCAGCGAAGGCCTCCCGTGAAAGAAGCCGCGAAAACCCGCTTCCGGCAGCGCTCGCAGATTCTCTCCTTCTCGTCCTCCTCTCCCAGAAACTCGAGCTGTTCTTCCGTGGCGAAGGGCTCGCCGCAGAGGGAACAGCGCAGCAGCTCGAAGGTCCGCCCCCAGATGAGGCGCCGATCCTCCGATTCCTCCATGACGATATGTCCCGTCGGACAGACCTTGGCGCAGGCGCCGCAGCCGATGCAGGCCGAGGGAGGCTCCTCGTAGGGACCGCCCACCTTGCGCTCCCAGCCGCGGAAGCCGAAGGACAGACAGCCCGTGGCCTCCTCCTCGCAGGCCCGAACGCAGCGTCCACAGTAGATGCAGCTATCGCGCTCGCCCTCGGGCAGACGGCCGAAGCCGACGGCACCGTAACGGCGGGCCACGTCGACGATCTCCTCCGCGTGAGGAGATCGGTCCAGGAGAAGGCCCAGGACGAAACGGCGGGCCCGGGCCACCGGCTCCGTCTCCGTCTCGACGATGAGGCCCTCGGCGACGGGGAACATGCAGGAGGCGACGAGGCGCCGTCTCCCCCTCTGTTCCACTTCGACCATGCAGAGGCGGCAGCTCCCCTCGGGAGACAGGCCCGCGTGGTGACAAAGAGTGGGGATTTCGACGCCGAGGCTTCGGGCCGCCTCGAGGACCGTCGTCCCCGGGGCGACGGTTAACTCCTTTCCGTTGATCGTGATGGTGACCATGTCCCTCACCTCCCGACGCGAATGGCCTGGAAGGGACAGGCCTCGTGACACTTGCCGCAGAGGATGCACGCCGTCGCGTCGATGACGTAGGGCTCTCCCTTTCGACCCGCCACGGCCCCGGCGGGGCAGACGGAGGCACAGAGACCGCAGCTTCTGCAGGACGTCTCGTCGACGACGAAGTGGAAAAGCCCCCGGCAGACACCGGACCGGCAGAAACCCTCCCTCTCGTGCTCGTCGTACTCCTCGGGGAAGTAGCGCAACGTCGAGAGGACGGGGTTAGCCGCCGACTGGCCCAGGCCGCAGAGAGCCGTGTCGCGCAGGTTTTCGGCCAGGAAGCGGAGAAGATCGACGTCTCCGGGGCGGCCCTTGCCCGACGTGAGGTCTTTCAGAATCGCCTCCATCTGCTTGAGCCCCTCGCGGCAAGGCGTGCACTTGCCGCAGGACTCCTCGACGAGAAAGGAGACGAAGTAGCGGGCCACGTCGACCATGCAGGTCCTGTCGTCCATGACGATCATGCCGCCTGACCCCATGATGGAACCGGCGTCGTCGAGGCTGTCGAAATCGACGGGAAGATCGAGGCTCGCCTCGGGGAGACAGCCTCCGGAAGGGCCTCCCGTCTGGACGGCCTTGAAATGCCGCCCCCTGTCCATGCCTCCGCCGATGTCGAAGATGATCTCCCTCAGGGTCATCCCCATGGGGACTTCGACCAGCCCCGTGTTCCGGACCTTGCCGACGAGGGAGAAGACCTTCGTCCCCGGACTTCCCTCCGTCCCCAGCGAGAGGAAGGCCTCGACGCCGTCGGAGAGAAGGAGAGGGACGTTGGCCCAGGTCTCGACATTGTTGAGCACCGTCGGACAGTCCCAGATGCCCCTGTCGGTGGAACGGATGTATTTGACGCGAGGCGTTCCGGGCCGCCCCTCGATGGAGGCCATGAGAGCCGTCGACTCGCCGCAGACGAAAGCGCCCCCTCCGCGACAGATCTCGAGATCGAAGGAGAAACCCGACCCGAGGATGTCGGGCCCCAGAAGCCCCAGGCGACGGGCCTCGCCGATAGCCCGACGGAGGGCCTTCACGGCCAGAGGATATTCGTTGCGGACGTAAATGAAGCCCTGTTCCGATCCGATGGCGTAGGCTCCGATGATCATTCCTTCGACGAGGCTGTGAGGGTCTCCCTCCATGAGACTCCTGTCCATGAAGGCTCCGGGATCTCCCTCGTCGCCGTTGGCGAGGATATACTTGGGGCTTCCCTGAGCCTTGCGGCAGGCCTCCCATTTCCGTCCCGCCGGAAAACCGCCGCCACCTCGTCCTCTCAGGCCCGATCGGACGACGGCGTCGACGACGGCCTGAGGCTCCATCGTCAGAGCACGGGCCAATCCCCCGTAGCCGCCCTGGACGATGTAATCCTCGATGCTGTCGGGATCGACGAAACCGCAGTTGGCCAGGACCTTCTTCCTCTGCCTCCGATAGAAGGGAAGGGTCTCGACATGGGGAAAGAGTTCTTTTCCCTCGCGGTAGAGAAGCCTCTCGACGACACCCCCCTCAAGGACGGTGACGCGAAGAATCTCCTCGGCATCCTGCGGCTGGACGTGGCCGTAGAGAAGGCCCGAAGGATGAACGGTGACGAGAGGCCCCCTCTCGCAGAAGCCCTGACAGCCGGTGCGGACCAGATCAAGAGAGACCTCCAGGTCCAGCCCCATCCGGTCGGCCGCCTCCTGCAGCGCCCTGTGGACATCGGCGCTGCCCGAGGCGAGACAGCCCGGCCCCCCGCAGACACAGAGGCGATGAGGCGCCTTTCTCCTCTCGCGCAGAGAACGGCGCAACGCCTCAAGAGAGACAAAGTCGGCAAGGGCCGTCATGACCGTCGCTCCCTTTCGAGGATCTCGCCGAGGCGACCGGCCGACTTGCCGTAGACCTGATCCTCGACGGTGAAAACGGGGGCCAGGGCACAGGCCCCGAGACAGTTGACCGTCTCCAGCGTGAACTGGCCGTCGGCCGTCGTTCCGCCCACGGCCACCCCCAGCTCCTTTTCGAGCGCGTCCAGCAGAGCTCCGGCCCCGCGGAGATGGCAGGCCGTGCCGGTACAGACTTTGATCGATTTTCTTCCTTTTGGGGTGAGACTGAAGGCCTTGTAGAAGGTGGCGACGGCGTAGACGCGGCTCTCGGAGACGGACAGATAGCGCGCCACCTCGGCCAGCGCGGGACGGGGAAGGTAACGGAAACGTTCCTGGAGATCCTGCAGAATGGGTAGGAGAAACCGTTCCTCGCGGCCATAGGCCTCGAGAATCCCTTTGACGGCATCGGTATCCATATCACACTGCCCCCTCGAAACAGGGTCCCCGGCCGGGACCGTCGGAAATATCCGTTCTTTTAACTGGCTGAAGAAAGGACCCTTTCCAATTCTCATTCTAGCACACTTTATACAGATCAAGCCCCTTTTTTCGCGAATTTTTCAGATCAAAAAAACGAAAAAAGACCCTAAGGGTCGGCTTTCACCTGACGTAGGCGGAATTTCCGTCGACGACGAGCCTTCTTTTCCATCCCAAGTCCCGCAAAGCCCCCGTCGCAAGTCGTCGTGAGGAGGCCGGACCGGTCCGCCCACCTCGCCGGGAGAGACCGCCGTCGACATGGAATTGAAAGGGCTTCTTGGCTTTACCCTTCTTTTCATTGTACCATTGAGAAAATTTTTGTTTTTGTGGAGACGGAAAATGACCCTCCCCGTCCTGGAATCGATTCTCTTGAGTCTACCTCTGGAGGTGTGCCTGCGTGGCCGAACGGAGAAAAAGGCGCAACGGGAAAAACCCGGGACGCTCCTCTTACGGCTCTTCCCGAAAGGACACGGACAGTCTCTCCTTCATCGGAAGAAGGCTCTCCTCTCCGAGCGGTTCCAAAGGAGCTCTCTGCCTCGCCTTCCTTCTCTCCCTTCTCTCCCTTCTCGTCCTCAACGCCTCGCCTCTTTCGGCCTTGGAAAGGCTCATCCGCTACGGAATGATGGAGCTCCCACCCCTTTTTTTCAAAGGTGAGGGGGGACGTTACGAAGGGTATTTCCCCGATCTCCTCGAGCTCCTCGCCGAGGGCGAGCCCTGGCGTATCTCCCTCGTCGAGGGACACGGCGATGAACTGCTGTCCATGCTCGAAAGGGGAGAACTCGATCTGTTGAGCATGGCCTCCACTCTGGCCCTGGAGAGGCGCGTCGATTTCGCCGACGTCCATCACTATGCCACCTGGTACACTTTCTTCACCCGTGACGACAGAGAGATCCTGGCCTTTCAGGACCTCGACGGGAAAAGGCTTTCCATCCAGGGCGGCTTCTATGCCCTCTACGAGCTGCGACGCATCCTCGACAGGCTCGCCGTCGCCTGCGAAATCGTCGAGACGAGGACGATGCACGAGGCCCTCGGCCTGCTTCGCCGCGGCGACGTCGACGTCTGCGCCGCCGAACAGATGACGACGGCCAACCTCGTCCGCCGTTACGGCCTAAGGAGAAGCCCCGTCATCTTCGCGCCGTCGCGCATCGTCTTCGCCACGACAAAGGGGAAAAACGGCGATCTTCTGGCAAGGCTCGACGAGAAGCTGGCCCTTCTCCAGTCCCATCCTCTCTCTCCTCTCAAAAACCTTCAGCGCCGCTGGTTCTACGACGAGGAGTTCGCCTTTTTCCCCTCCTGGGCCCTTTCGGCCTTCGTCATCGGTTTTCTGCTCCTCGGCCTCGCCCTCCTGTGCCTCATCGCCGTCTACAGGAAGGACAGGGTCATCGGCCAAAGGAACGAAGAGCTGGAAGAACACCTCGCCCTGGAGCGATTCCTCGCCGAGGCGGCGCAGCTCCTCCTCTCCAGCGGCGTCGGGGAGGAGGAGCTGCGCGAGGCCTTCGCCCGCGTCGGAGAGATGACACGAGCCCGCAGGCTTCTCCTCCTGCGAAGCTCCCTCTCGACAGAGCGTCGCCGCTTTCTGGAGATCCGCTACGCCTACGGCTCTCCCGAGCCCCCGCTCCCTTCGGAGGGCCTCGAAGAGGGAAAGGTCTTCGTCGACGACGTTCCGGTAGAATGGCTCACGGAACTGAACCGCAAAAAGATCGTCGAGGACGGCCTTCCGGAGCCCTCGTCGGGTGAGACCTCGTTCCCCCGCGCCGACGAGGGACGATTCTCCTTCTGCGCCCTCTGCGCGGGGAACCACCTCTGGGGAGCCTTGGCCTTTCAGCCTCTATCGGGACGAGGCCGGGAGAGGACGGAGGCCCTGCTCAGGACCCTTTCGGAGATGATCTCGGCCCATCTTCTCCGCCGCAAGGAGGCACGACGCCTTCTGCGGCGGGCGACGACGGACGATCTGACGGGATTGCCCAACAGGAAGGTCTTCTTCGAGTCCCTCGAACGAGAGACGGCCCGGGCCCTCCGTCACGGGCGCCCTCTTTCCGTCATCCTCTGCGACATCGACTTCTTCAAATCCGTCAACGACACCTACGGCCACGACAGCGGCGACAAGGTCCTGCGCCAACTGGCCCGACGGCTGCGGAAATCCCTGCGGGCCGAAGATCTACCGGCCCGTCTTGGAGGCGAGGAGTTCGGCATCCTTCTTCCCGAGACCGATCTCGTCCAGGCCTGCCGCGCCGCGGAGCGGCTGAGACAAGAGGTGGAGGGGACCGACTTCGTCCTTCCCCGGCTCCGGGAGGGTCTTTTTCTCCGCATCACGGCCAGTTTCGGCACCGCCTCTTTCCACGGCCCCTCCGACAAGGCGTCGGCCCTCTTCATTCGCGCCGACCGAGCCATGTACCGGGCCAAAGAGGAGGGGCGAAACCGCGTCGAATCCGAGGAGGGACTGCCCTCTCTTCCCCGGCGATGAGAACGAGGAGGTCCGCATCCTGCGGACCTCCTCGTTCTCATCGCCGGGGAAGAGGAAAGTTTTACTGGCCGACGGCCTTGAGATCGGGAACGGTCAGGGCCTCGGCGGGGTGGACCTGGCGCCAGGTCTTCACGGCCAGCCCCCAGACGTTGATGAACCCCTTGGCCGATCCGTGGTCGAAGGTGTCGGCGTCGGTATAGGTGGCCAGATCGTCCTGATAGAGGGAATTCTCCGATTTGAGGCCCACGACGACGGCCTGTCCCTTGTAGAGACGGACGCGGGCCACGCCGGAGACCACTTCCTGGGCCTTGTCGAAGAAGGCGTCGTAGGCCTCCTTGAGGGGAGAGTACC
The DNA window shown above is from Aminithiophilus ramosus and carries:
- a CDS encoding NADH-quinone oxidoreductase subunit NuoE family protein — translated: MDTDAVKGILEAYGREERFLLPILQDLQERFRYLPRPALAEVARYLSVSESRVYAVATFYKAFSLTPKGRKSIKVCTGTACHLRGAGALLDALEKELGVAVGGTTADGQFTLETVNCLGACALAPVFTVEDQVYGKSAGRLGEILERERRS
- a CDS encoding NADH-ubiquinone oxidoreductase-F iron-sulfur binding region domain-containing protein, whose amino-acid sequence is MTALADFVSLEALRRSLRERRKAPHRLCVCGGPGCLASGSADVHRALQEAADRMGLDLEVSLDLVRTGCQGFCERGPLVTVHPSGLLYGHVQPQDAEEILRVTVLEGGVVERLLYREGKELFPHVETLPFYRRQRKKVLANCGFVDPDSIEDYIVQGGYGGLARALTMEPQAVVDAVVRSGLRGRGGGGFPAGRKWEACRKAQGSPKYILANGDEGDPGAFMDRSLMEGDPHSLVEGMIIGAYAIGSEQGFIYVRNEYPLAVKALRRAIGEARRLGLLGPDILGSGFSFDLEICRGGGAFVCGESTALMASIEGRPGTPRVKYIRSTDRGIWDCPTVLNNVETWANVPLLLSDGVEAFLSLGTEGSPGTKVFSLVGKVRNTGLVEVPMGMTLREIIFDIGGGMDRGRHFKAVQTGGPSGGCLPEASLDLPVDFDSLDDAGSIMGSGGMIVMDDRTCMVDVARYFVSFLVEESCGKCTPCREGLKQMEAILKDLTSGKGRPGDVDLLRFLAENLRDTALCGLGQSAANPVLSTLRYFPEEYDEHEREGFCRSGVCRGLFHFVVDETSCRSCGLCASVCPAGAVAGRKGEPYVIDATACILCGKCHEACPFQAIRVGR
- a CDS encoding 4Fe-4S dicluster domain-containing protein, translated to MEKVLLLSPEKCIGCGSCELACSMAKEGEFRPALARMSVYRFEGGVNVPMACQQCDDAPCVAVCKVGALSRDEDNVVVVDGEKCIGCRMCVHACPFGNMAYHREKKMAIKCDQCGGDPQCVAFCPTKALEFLPADTVALERKKMFSRKFAQIAQEVTD
- a CDS encoding GGDEF domain-containing protein; the encoded protein is MAERRKRRNGKNPGRSSYGSSRKDTDSLSFIGRRLSSPSGSKGALCLAFLLSLLSLLVLNASPLSALERLIRYGMMELPPLFFKGEGGRYEGYFPDLLELLAEGEPWRISLVEGHGDELLSMLERGELDLLSMASTLALERRVDFADVHHYATWYTFFTRDDREILAFQDLDGKRLSIQGGFYALYELRRILDRLAVACEIVETRTMHEALGLLRRGDVDVCAAEQMTTANLVRRYGLRRSPVIFAPSRIVFATTKGKNGDLLARLDEKLALLQSHPLSPLKNLQRRWFYDEEFAFFPSWALSAFVIGFLLLGLALLCLIAVYRKDRVIGQRNEELEEHLALERFLAEAAQLLLSSGVGEEELREAFARVGEMTRARRLLLLRSSLSTERRRFLEIRYAYGSPEPPLPSEGLEEGKVFVDDVPVEWLTELNRKKIVEDGLPEPSSGETSFPRADEGRFSFCALCAGNHLWGALAFQPLSGRGRERTEALLRTLSEMISAHLLRRKEARRLLRRATTDDLTGLPNRKVFFESLERETARALRHGRPLSVILCDIDFFKSVNDTYGHDSGDKVLRQLARRLRKSLRAEDLPARLGGEEFGILLPETDLVQACRAAERLRQEVEGTDFVLPRLREGLFLRITASFGTASFHGPSDKASALFIRADRAMYRAKEEGRNRVESEEGLPSLPRR
- a CDS encoding aldehyde ferredoxin oxidoreductase family protein, which gives rise to MYGWMNKVLRVNLSLGTFSVEALRKDDARDFIGARGLGTKYFVDEVDPTVDALSPENKLFFVTGPLTGTLATSGGRYEVVTKGPLTGTIAASNSGGYWGGELKYAGYDMIIFEGKAPKPVYLYIYNDKVELRDAGSLWGRNVDETTDFLVEATDPEAKVACIGPAGENLVKFACIMNDKHRAAGRTGVGAVMGSKNLKAVVVRGTKGVKVADGKAFMDAVRQCRDKLAANPVTSGGLPAYGTNVLVNILNSVGGLPTRNFQESWFEGAEGISGETLSADYLIRAKGCMSCTARCGRVTHVDGKKGEGPEYETAWSFGAHCGVSDMKVVLRANFLCNDLGLDTITMGSTIGCAMELFEKGYVTKDETAMDLSFGNGEAIVALTEATAYRKGFGDVLAEGSYRMAQRYGHPELSMSVKKQEMPAYDPRTLQGMGLEYATSNRGGCHVRGYLTSPEILGLPQKLDPASVEEKPFWAKAFQDLTAAVDSAGLCLFVTFALGADDVAAQLETATAAGYTAEEVVRCGERIWNLERLFNLKAGVGPEEDRLPPRLLNDPVPAGPAKGQVCRLGEMLPAYYEIRGWDEEGVPGKAKLADLGLSAYGLQPEA
- a CDS encoding 2Fe-2S iron-sulfur cluster-binding protein; translation: MVTITINGKELTVAPGTTVLEAARSLGVEIPTLCHHAGLSPEGSCRLCMVEVEQRGRRRLVASCMFPVAEGLIVETETEPVARARRFVLGLLLDRSPHAEEIVDVARRYGAVGFGRLPEGERDSCIYCGRCVRACEEEATGCLSFGFRGWERKVGGPYEEPPSACIGCGACAKVCPTGHIVMEESEDRRLIWGRTFELLRCSLCGEPFATEEQLEFLGEEDEKERICERCRKRVFAASFTGGLR